The Amycolatopsis coloradensis sequence GATACCGCCGAAGCGATGTCGGCACTTTTCCGGATGTCACCATGGCCGGTAAGAAAACACCTGATCGGGTGGCGTGCGTTACGCCGTTCTAGGTAACCCAGGTGCCTTCACGATGAACATCAGTTGACACGTATTTCGTTTCGTGCCGCCACCGGCGAATATTCGCTTGTGACGTTGCAGATCGCTGTCCGCTTCGCTTACCAGCCGTTGTACAGCCTGCACACCGGTGGCGTCGTCGCGTTCGAAGCACTGGCAAGGCCAGGCCGCGGCACCGCCCGCGAACTGCTCGCCGACGCCCGGCGCAGCGGCAGGCTGGCCGAGGTCGACGTCGGCCTGGCCGCCGAAGCCGTCCGGCAGCTGCGCGAACCGCAGGCCACCCTCCCCCTGCACCTGAACCTGTCCGCGCGGACGGTCGCGGCACCGCCGTCGCAGTTCGACCCGCTGACCGACGCGCTCAGCCTGGCGGGCCGCCGGACCAGGGACGTCGTGCTGGAGATCGGGCCGCCGTTCACGCAGATCCCCGCCGACCTGCTGCTCACCGGCATGCGGCGGCTCACCGAAGTCGGGTTCCGGCTCGCGCTCGACGGCCTCGGCCGCGGCGACCTCCCGCTCACGCTGCTCGCTTCGGCGCCCGTCGACCTGGTGAAACTGGACCGCAGCGTGCTGCGCGGCCTGCCGCACGACCCGGCCGCCGTCGCGGTGGTCGAGTCGGTGCTGCACTTCGCGTCGCGCACCGACAACCGCCTGGTGGCGACCGGGCTCGAAACCACCGAGCAGCTGGAGTCCGCGCGGCGGCTCGGCGTGCGGATCGCGCAGGGCAACCTGCTCGCCCCGCCGGACGGCGACCACGCGCCGCTGCCCGCGCCGGACGNGATCGCGCAGGGCAACCTGCTCGCCCCGCCGGACGGCGACCACGCGCCGCTGCCCGCGCCGGACGCGCCCGGACCGTTCATCCCCGGCACCGCCCGCGCCCGCCGCGTCGGCGACTTCCTCCGGCCCGCGACCACGCTGCCGGAAGACGCGACCTGTGACGACGTGCGCGAGGTACTGGCCGCGGCGGACGGGCCGAGCGGCATCGTCGGCATCGACGACCGGCACCGTCCACAGTGGTCGATCGACCGGACACGGTTCCTGGTCGCGGTCACCGGGTTGTACGGCCACGCCCTGCACGCCAAACGGCCGGCGTCGCGGCTCGCCGACCGGCCGCACACGATCCACGCCGACGCGAGCGCGCTCGAATTCCTCGAACTGGTCACCGACGCGGACTGGGGCCGGACCGGCGACGACGTCGTGGTGGTCGACGACCGCGGCCGGTGTGTCGGCGTGGTGCTGGTGAACGAGGTCGTCCGCGGGGTCGCGGAGGCGAAGGTCGAGGAGGCGGTCTCGCTGAGCCCTCTGACCCGGCTGCCGGGTAGCGACGCCGTCGCCAGGGACGTCGACCGCCGGATCAACGCGCGGGAGCCGTTCGTCGCGGCCTGGCTGGACGTCGATTCGTTCAAGACGGTCAACGACACCGCCGGGTTCGCCGCGGGCGACGACCTGATCCGCACGCTCGGCCGGACCCTCACCGACCTGGAGGCCCGGCTGCGCCGGATGCGCGTCAGCCACGTCGGCGGGGACGACTTCCTGATCGCCTGCGACGTCGACGAGATCGGCACGGTCGCCGCCGCGCTGCTGGACACGGCGTGGTCGGCCGACGGGCTGCCGGTGACGGTTTCGCTGGCGACCCTGGTGTGCGGGCACGGCGCGATCCGGTCC is a genomic window containing:
- a CDS encoding GGDEF domain-containing protein, producing the protein MTLQIAVRFAYQPLYSLHTGGVVAFEALARPGRGTARELLADARRSGRLAEVDVGLAAEAVRQLREPQATLPLHLNLSARTVAAPPSQFDPLTDALSLAGRRTRDVVLEIGPPFTQIPADLLLTGMRRLTEVGFRLALDGLGRGDLPLTLLASAPVDLVKLDRSVLRGLPHDPAAVAVVESVLHFASRTDNRLVATGLETTEQLESARRLGVRIAQGNLLAPPDGDHAPLPAPDXIAQGNLLAPPDGDHAPLPAPDAPGPFIPGTARARRVGDFLRPATTLPEDATCDDVREVLAAADGPSGIVGIDDRHRPQWSIDRTRFLVAVTGLYGHALHAKRPASRLADRPHTIHADASALEFLELVTDADWGRTGDDVVVVDDRGRCVGVVLVNEVVRGVAEAKVEEAVSLSPLTRLPGSDAVARDVDRRINAREPFVAAWLDVDSFKTVNDTAGFAAGDDLIRTLGRTLTDLEARLRRMRVSHVGGDDFLIACDVDEIGTVAAALLDTAWSADGLPVTVSLATLVCGHGAIRSYKDASRLLAPLKKRAKEVPGSSWVLGRPGSDRVEVLRGITTRGLPSQRAAAGF